One window of the Saccopteryx bilineata isolate mSacBil1 chromosome 2, mSacBil1_pri_phased_curated, whole genome shotgun sequence genome contains the following:
- the UNC119 gene encoding protein unc-119 homolog A isoform X2 — protein sequence MKVKKGGGGAGTGAEPAPGASGSSVEPKPQAESESGSESEPEAGPGPRPGPPQRRQPIVPEDVLGLQRITGDYLCSPEENIYKIDFIRFKIRDMDSGTVLFEIKKPPASERLPINRRDLDPNAGRFVRYQFTPAFLRLRQVGATVEFTVGDKPVNNFRMIERHYFRNQLLKSFDFHFGFCIPSSKNTCEHIYDFPPLSEELISEMIHHPYETQSDSFYFVDDRLVMHNKADYSYSGMP from the exons ATGAAGGTGAAGAAGGGCGGCGGCGGGGCCGGGACGGGGGCGGAGCCCGCTCCAGGGGCCTCGGGCTCAAGTGTGGAGCCAAAGCCGCAGGCAGAATCTGAATCCGGGTCCGAGTCGGAACCAGAGgcaggcccagggcccaggccggGGCCGCCGCAGAGGAGGCAGCCAATCGTGCCGGAGGACGTGCTGGGGCTTCAGCGGATCACGGGCG ACTACCTGTGCTCTCCAGAGGAGAATATATATAAGATCGACTTCATCAGGTTCAAGATTCGGGACATGGATTCAGGCACTGTTCTTTTTGAAATCAAGAAACCCCCAGCCTCAG AGCGGTTGCCCATCAACCGGCGGGACCTGGACCCCAATGCTGGGCGCTTTGTCCGTTACCAGTTCACGCCTGCCTTCCTCCGCCTGAGGCAGGTGGGAGCCAC GGTGGAGTTCACCGTGGGAGACAAGCCTGTCAACAACTTCCGCATGATCGAGAGGCACTACTTCAGAAATCAGCTGCTCAAAAGCTTTGACTTCCACTTTGGCTTCTGCATCCCCAGTAGCAAGAACACCTGCGAGCACATCTACGACTTCCCGCCTCTCTCTGAGGAGCTGA TCAGTGAGATGATCCATCACCCGTATGAGACCCAGTCTGACAGCTTCTACTTCGTGGATGACCGGCTGGTGATGCACAATAAAGCAGACTATTCTTACAGTGGAATGCCCTGA
- the UNC119 gene encoding protein unc-119 homolog A isoform X3, with protein sequence MKVKKGGGGAGTGAEPAPGASGSSVEPKPQAESESGSESEPEAGPGPRPGPPQRRQPIVPEDVLGLQRITGDYLCSPEENIYKIDFIRFKIRDMDSGTVLFEIKKPPASERLPINRRDLDPNAGRFVRYQFTPAFLRLRQVGATVEFTVGDKPVNNFRMIERHYFRNQLLKSFDFHFGFCIPSSKNTCEHIYDFPPLSEELNPKALQWPGSGS encoded by the exons ATGAAGGTGAAGAAGGGCGGCGGCGGGGCCGGGACGGGGGCGGAGCCCGCTCCAGGGGCCTCGGGCTCAAGTGTGGAGCCAAAGCCGCAGGCAGAATCTGAATCCGGGTCCGAGTCGGAACCAGAGgcaggcccagggcccaggccggGGCCGCCGCAGAGGAGGCAGCCAATCGTGCCGGAGGACGTGCTGGGGCTTCAGCGGATCACGGGCG ACTACCTGTGCTCTCCAGAGGAGAATATATATAAGATCGACTTCATCAGGTTCAAGATTCGGGACATGGATTCAGGCACTGTTCTTTTTGAAATCAAGAAACCCCCAGCCTCAG AGCGGTTGCCCATCAACCGGCGGGACCTGGACCCCAATGCTGGGCGCTTTGTCCGTTACCAGTTCACGCCTGCCTTCCTCCGCCTGAGGCAGGTGGGAGCCAC GGTGGAGTTCACCGTGGGAGACAAGCCTGTCAACAACTTCCGCATGATCGAGAGGCACTACTTCAGAAATCAGCTGCTCAAAAGCTTTGACTTCCACTTTGGCTTCTGCATCCCCAGTAGCAAGAACACCTGCGAGCACATCTACGACTTCCCGCCTCTCTCTGAGGAGCTGA ACCCGAAGGCCCTGCAGTGGCCTGGCTCCGGCTCCTGA
- the UNC119 gene encoding protein unc-119 homolog A isoform X1 — protein sequence MKVKKGGGGAGTGAEPAPGASGSSVEPKPQAESESGSESEPEAGPGPRPGPPQRRQPIVPEDVLGLQRITGDYLCSPEENIYKIDFIRFKIRDMDSGTVLFEIKKPPASERLPINRRDLDPNAGRFVRYQFTPAFLRLRQVGATVEFTVGDKPVNNFRMIERHYFRNQLLKSFDFHFGFCIPSSKNTCEHIYDFPPLSEELMRSGEAERQTSICALTGIHPSSPLWGNALLIWSCCLVTQQLSYFIACGKAMEPSSGPTCSNQARAVGGEERDREKGEGEEWRSRWPLLLCALTRNQTWDFRTLGRCSTTGPTSQGQYFFINILKLFYNLVLCTSFIVLI from the exons ATGAAGGTGAAGAAGGGCGGCGGCGGGGCCGGGACGGGGGCGGAGCCCGCTCCAGGGGCCTCGGGCTCAAGTGTGGAGCCAAAGCCGCAGGCAGAATCTGAATCCGGGTCCGAGTCGGAACCAGAGgcaggcccagggcccaggccggGGCCGCCGCAGAGGAGGCAGCCAATCGTGCCGGAGGACGTGCTGGGGCTTCAGCGGATCACGGGCG ACTACCTGTGCTCTCCAGAGGAGAATATATATAAGATCGACTTCATCAGGTTCAAGATTCGGGACATGGATTCAGGCACTGTTCTTTTTGAAATCAAGAAACCCCCAGCCTCAG AGCGGTTGCCCATCAACCGGCGGGACCTGGACCCCAATGCTGGGCGCTTTGTCCGTTACCAGTTCACGCCTGCCTTCCTCCGCCTGAGGCAGGTGGGAGCCAC GGTGGAGTTCACCGTGGGAGACAAGCCTGTCAACAACTTCCGCATGATCGAGAGGCACTACTTCAGAAATCAGCTGCTCAAAAGCTTTGACTTCCACTTTGGCTTCTGCATCCCCAGTAGCAAGAACACCTGCGAGCACATCTACGACTTCCCGCCTCTCTCTGAGGAGCTGA tgagaagcggagaggcagagagacagacttccatatgtgccctgaccggaatccacccatcaagccccctatggggcaatgctctactcatctggagctgttgcttggttactcagcaactaagctattttatcGCCtgtggcaaggccatggagccatcttctgggccaacttgctccaaccaagcaagggctgttggaggagaagagagagatagagagaaaggagagggggaggaatggagaagcagatggccgcttcttctgtgtgccctgaccaggaatcaaacctgggacttccgcacgctgggccgatgctctaccactgggccaaccagccagggtcaatatttttttattaatattttaaaactattttataatttagttttgtgtacctcttttattgttcttatttaa